From a region of the Tachypleus tridentatus isolate NWPU-2018 chromosome 1, ASM421037v1, whole genome shotgun sequence genome:
- the LOC143246666 gene encoding uncharacterized protein LOC143246666 — translation MMNILVALFVLQCGSTVLATDKTDSPENNRSPALRYGPDYPYDNRYGDYPDVNRYDRWRGGYYPSDNRYYDRYSNNNGYYYRDPYGDRYDSRWYGRNPYNYPYGDRGSEYYPNNNRFYPDGSRFDNRVYGGRYPSDSRYGYFYPYYNRYGYGRYLRSENNGVNTSPLPPGYVPQDKYAANVANPQSLHFRLKPPGGRNEFIRSFSASENSEKLQ, via the exons ATGATGAATATATTG GTGGCGCTTTTCGTCCTACAATGTGGTTCGACTGTGTTAGCGACAGATAAAACCGATTCTCCTGAGAATAATCGTTCTCCAGCTCTTAGATATGGACCTGATTATCCTTACGACAATAGATACGGTGATTATCCTGACGTTAACAGATATGACAGATGGAGAGGTGGCTATTATCCTTCCGACAACAGGTACTATGACCGATATTCAAACAACAATGGGTATTATTATAGAGATCCTTACGGTGATCGCTACGACAGTCGATGGTATGGAAGAAACCCTTATAATTATCCTTACGGAGATCGAGGCTCTGAATATTACCCaaataacaacagattttatcCTGACGGCTCACGCTTTGATAACCGAGTCTATGGTGGAAGATATCCGTCTGATTCAAGGTATGGATATTTTTACCCCTACTACAACCGTTATGGATATGGAAGATATCTACGATCAGAAAATAATGGTGTAAACACTTCGCCCTTACCGCCCGGTTACGTTCCACAAGACAAATACGCTGCCAATGTAGCAAATCCACAATCTCTTCATTTCAGACTTAAACCACCAGGTGGAAGAAATGAGTTTATCCGCAGTTTCAGTGCCAGCGAAAATTCCGAGAAGCTTCAGTAA